Proteins encoded within one genomic window of Hevea brasiliensis isolate MT/VB/25A 57/8 chromosome 8, ASM3005281v1, whole genome shotgun sequence:
- the LOC110633641 gene encoding separase isoform X2 translates to MASSTESNLISMLESSTSTPISSHFFDFLIPFNDLRNAKKPKSQIQTFTRSLAKQFLPFLNRCLSILPKRLSDSSKLRTEESKESPKLVPELFDIYKLCLDCLELVSSQLSCKPYMVSIQRVRLLYCLEACGFYKEAENEGFGVLERLRGLDLGEKKKRKEKLGGFVPSVVENGDAEFAKVVVEVVVAIVKCVALGQSKAGEDYRKVIGLVEEVAPWFRVLDANAYEKLHRVLVTYMGKCTLFLVGELQNFDRDIVHAFCVTSLNEYAKSSLKDQIYKFSRRMCSSFLLLQDDRPSVIIDMLICVFNLLARKCKVEEQNWRIEFAELVSYCANKCLTASAIFCSTFAKHLDVLAGDFGPDMTPMDMILRLYVVGLTITDCVVKCRFGNSTSSKSAGDEPAACSLLSDGVRFHKLASLLDSLRSYFYDVSCGVDYKRSHCLLCSQSDSHYGIALACTQKDKRVYFLGYLNALEFLCQPLAELVNMEKKQIVAESDVASVSTFLFSIQEAFDQFFDVFLFFHSTASEREGDEINENKTILSVAVAAFTLSIRTKLQFQRSVHLMKHIIASKWIQPQGLKYIFASLYNLGVHLYRNKDVNEASKALKLSCRASWTCVALLCQMFVNNSSKQGIGDVSEEYILDFVMEACMRNAFLLDVLSQCGSLKVKKIIVNSLENWSVAECLFTRLPGPMPLVKQWVKIECKRNKNLDVDDSPTLYYLLSSSAKLSKRAIGKILQQELLAYEEMDTMYPELCQRMQIKIIDILLQDFYFTQDCYLERSRILLKKGRSLRTSGHEGLTDCIRCLSEAISIINDEKSTNRSPTCLQLAVAYCLRALCTQEAEPNSKQVLQDVKAAINVWLSVPFPEDGGMLDNALPLLYNTVDLLSIKGSMEFHHDIYKLMIRLFERKNVPLEKFLSMLWESRRLCHALCVTPVCDELLISLSREYGEQFKSIDFWMHCLKGSPPLLVGFQQNFSYLFTSISCDSCDHGASFQSDITVDDVKQAAYELISRVPMTCYSVFFAGCLYYDLCEKLIASGQLFEALYHAKEAHRLRTKLFQEKFTYSVEQQAEKHVEAGDHAQKLAYGLSNLHVNKSVVGEVWYSDTISSDFEVCYISPWKILQCYLESTLQVGIVHEIIGNGAEAETFLLWGKTISCQQSLSLFIVAFSSVLGKLYRKKRSWDQSEKELQSAKQTLALNSSAFSCPKCRLVQEITVDQQRADLSRNCTSYARNVSMERLSLAERLYKSSLDKLNLSVWKNAISCPEEVEDGMANKCPCSSTANPDTMDSVSTRSRPNAKVKTRKCRQTKNTKRSLPKEQSSMTECNTRLTRSRYRSSQNQNSLSQIRNSKVDLTGEVTCICNKMKCGFCLAVEVKESGLFTNCIYMKWELIRRQLSLRVLSGRGKCLEVHGLIDEAHDNILQSVSILVSRNPFKQTYTPASLSFLLDLVGREFSGDVFAIERAALLYNICWFSLKGYYSKGGRNIFCDLSHDQLPKIVSCLMLAFVLCREVPVLFQKVSRLLSGIYILSSSSEIFPMPSSSKVLSEGHWASYFHQASLGTHLTYQFFSSITGKRKAGNLVDDQGSQVTSLTCNLTRLAPKSVQDLEQFVIEFFSRLPCSTVICISLIWGPYSTLLQELLMYPSSVCAWMLLSRLNFKSQPIVMLLPVNSISEEASDDDAAKSGYGEFAENNDIGKHWHCPWGFTVVDEVAPAFKLILEENYLSSSIFPLEDTKENRNSWWMRRKKLDWQLGKLLRKLEDLWLGPWRYVLLGELSNCKHLGSVQKKLMHNLRSKCKVDVNESFLKVILGGGKYALDGGDFVADLVSLEKGCFIGRALYSDETCQTLSNEFEGIQELLHDAVNELEVDSFNREPVILVLDCDVQMLPWENLPVLRSQEVYRMPSVGSICLTLDRSCNCPEQVGRIVSAFPHIDPLDAFYLLNPSGDLSSTQVEFENWFRVQNLEGKAGSAPTAVELTSALKSHDLFLYFGHGSGAQYISQQEIQKLENCAATLLMGCSSGALSLHGCYTPQGTPLSYLLAGSPIIVANLWEVTDKDIDRFGKAMLDGWLKERSSASTDCDQCNLLLKEFEALNLKDPKVTNKRKVQKKKEPETCDSDSLKNSCNHRPRIGSFMSRAREACTLPFLIGASPVCYGVPTGIWRKKDL, encoded by the exons atgGCTTCTTCCACAGAATCCAATCTAATTTCTATGCTCGAATCCTCCACTTCTACTCCAATTTCCTCCCACTTCTTTGATTTCCTTATCCCTTTCAATGATCTAAGAAATGCCAAGAAACCCAAATCCCAAATCCAGACCTTCACTCGATCTCTAGCTAAGCAGTTCCTTCCTTTCCTCAATCGCTGCCTTTCAATTTTGCCAAAACGCCTCTCTGATTCCTCCAAATTACGCACTGAGGAGAGTAAGGAGTCCCCGAAGCTTGTTCCTGAACTTTTTGATATTTACAAGCTGTGTTTGGACTGCTTGGAACTGGTGTCTTCACAGTTATCGTGTAAGCCTTATATGGTGAGTATACAGAGGGTGAGGTTGCTGTATTGTTTGGAAGCTTGTGGATTTTACAAGGAAGCAGAAAATGAAGGGTTTGGGGTTTTGGAGAGGCTTAGAGGTTTGGATTTGggggagaagaagaagaggaaggaaAAATTGGGGGGGTTTGTACCCAGTGTGGTGGAGAATGGGGATGCAGAGTTTGCGAAGGtagtggtggaggtggtggtggccaTCGTGAAGTGTGTGGCATTGGGGCAGAGCAAGGCTGGCGAGGATTATAGGAAGGTTATTGGATTGGTGGAGGAGGTTGCACCCTGGTTCAG GGTGTTAGATGCCAATGCATATGAGAAGTTGCATAGGGTGCTTGTCACATACATGGGCAAATGCACTCTATTTTTGGTTGGGGAGCTACAAAATTTTGACAGAGATATAGTGCATGCTTTTTGTGTGACATCATTGAACGAGTATGCAAAGTCATCCTTGAAAGATCAAATTTACAAG TTTTCCCGTCGGATGTGTTCCTCCTTCCTCTTGCTTCAGGATGATAGACCTTCAGTCATCATTGACATGTTAATATGCGTTTTCAACTTGCTGGCCCGTAAGTGTAAG GTTGAAGAGCAAAATTGGAGAATAGAATTTGCCGAACTTGTCTCTTATTGTGCCAATAAATGTCTGACTGCAAGTGCAATTTTTTGTAGTACTTTTGCAAAACATCTAGATGTCTTAGCTGGTGATTTCGGTCCG GACATGACACCAATGGATATGATTCTCAGGCTTTATGTTGTTGGATTGACCATTACTGACTGTGTTGTTAAGTGCCGATTTGGCAATTCTACATCCTCCAAAAGTGCAGGGGATGAGCCTGCAGCATGTAGTTTGCTTTCTGATGGAGTTAgatttcacaagttggcatctCTGCTTGATTCATTACGAAGTTACTTTTACGATGTGTCATGTGGTGTTGACTACAAGCGGTCTCACTGTCTATTATGTTCTCAGTCAGATTCTCATTATGGAATAGCTTTAGCTTGCACACAGAAGGATAAAAGGGTTTATTTCCTGGGCTACTTAAATGCATTGGAGTTCTTGTGTCAGCCACTTGCTGAACTAGTAAACATGGAGAAGAAACAAATAGTTGCTGAAAGTGATGTTGCTTCTGTTTCTACATTCCTGTTTAGCATCCAAGAAGCATTTGACCAATTTTTTGATGTTTTCCTATTTTTTCACAG TACAGCATCTGAAAGAGAGGGAGATGAAATTAATGAAAACAAGACAATACTTAGTGTTGCTGTTGCTGCTTTTACTCTCTCCATCAGGACAAAGCTTCAATTCCAG AGGAGTGTGCATCTAATGAAGCACATCATAGCCAGCAAATGGATTCAACCCCAGGGGCTGAAATATATATTTGCCTCTCTTTACAATCTTGGTGTACATTTATACAGAAATAAGGATGTAAATGAG GCTTCAAAGGCATTAAAATTATCATGTAGAGCTTCCTGGACTTGTGTTGCGCTTCTTTGTCAAATGTTTGTGAACAATTCCAGTAAACAAGGCATTGGTGATGTTTCAGAAGAATATATTCTAGATTTTGTTATGGAGGCATGTATGCGAAATGCATTTCTTTTGGATGTTCTCTCTCAATGTGGCAGTCTTAAAGTGAAAAAGATAATTGTAAATAGTCTTGAAAATTGGTCAGTTGCTGAATGTTTATTTACAAGGCTGCCAGGTCCTATGCCTTTGGTGAAACAATGGGTGAAG atAGAATGCAAACGTAATAAGAACTTGGATGTGGATGATAGTCCAACCTTATATTATTTGTTGTCATCCTCTGCAAAATTGTCAAAGAGGGCAATTGGCAAAATTTTACAGCAG GAGCTTCTTGCATATGAAGAAATGGACACCATGTACCCTGAATTGTGCCAGAGAATGCAAATTAAAATAATAGATATCCTCTTGCAAGATTTTTACTTCACACAAGATTGTTATTTAGAGAGATCAAGAATTTTACTAAAAAAAGGGCGGTCATTGAGGACCAGTGGGCATGAAGGTTTGACAGACTGTATTCGATGTTTGTCTGAAGCAATATCTATAATT aatgatgaaaaatctaCCAACCGAAGTCCAACTTGTCTTCAGTTAGCTGTGGCATATTGCTTACGTGCATTATGTACCCAGGAAGCTGAACCAAACTCAAAG CAAGTCCTTCAAGATGTCAAAGCAGCGATAAATGTATGGTTGAGCGTTCCATTTCCAGAGGATGGCGGTATGTTAGACAATGCACTGCCATTGTTGTATAATACAGTTGATTTACTATCAATAAAG GGTTCAATGGAATTTCACCATGACATATATAAGCTGATGATTAGATTATTTGAACGAAAAAATGTTCCATTGGAGAAGTTCTTGTCCATGTTGTGGGAAAGTAGAAGGCTTTGTCATGCCCTTTGTGTCACACCTGTGTGTGATGAATTGCTGATAAGCTTATCAAGGGAATATGGTGAACAATTCAAGTCTATTGATTTTTGGATGCATTGTCTAAAGGGATCGCCACCTTTATTAGTTGGGTTTCAACaaaatttttcatatttatttacAAGCATTTCCTGCGACTCTTGTGATCATGGAGCTTCTTTTCAATCTGATATCACAGTTGATGATGTTAAACAGGCTGCTTATGAACTCATTTCAAGA GTTCCTATGACCTGCTATTCTGTTTTCTTTGCTGGATGCCTTTACTATGATTTGTGTGAAAAACTTATTGCAAGCGGACAGTTATTTGAG GCTCTTTATCATGCAAAAGAAGCCCACCGATTGCGTACTAAACTCTTCCAAGAGAAATTTACATACTCTGTTGAGCAGCAAGCTGAAAAGCACGTTGAAGCTGGGGATCATGCGCAAAAGCTTGCATATGGTCTTAGCAATCTGCACGTGAACAAATCGGTTGTTGGTGAAGTTTGGTACTCTGATACCATTTCATCAGATTTTGAAGTCTGTTATATTAGTCCATGGAAAATACTTCAGTGTTATCTTGAAAGCACTCTTCAG GTTGGAATTGTCCATGAAATAATTGGAAATGGAGCTGAGGCTGAAACATTTCTGCTGTGGGGAAAAACCATCTCCTGCCAACAAAGCTTGTCATTGTTTATAGTTGCCTTCTCTTCAGTTTTAG GAAAACTATATCGTAAGAAAAGGTCTTGGGATCAGTCTGAGAAGGAACTTCAAAGTGCCAAACAGACTTTAGCGCTTAATAGCTCTGCTTTTTCTTGCCCGAAGTGCAGATTGGTTCAGGAAATTACTGTTGATCAGCAGCGTGCTGATTTATCACGAAATTGTACTTCTTATGCTAGGAATGTTTCAATGGAGAGGTTATCTCTTGCTGAAAGATTGTATAAATCATCCCTAGACAAATTGAACCTTTCTGTGTGGAAAAACGCTATTAGTTGTCCTGAAGAGGTTGAAGATGGAATGGCAAATAAGTGCCCTTGTTCTTCCACAGCTAATCCAGATACAATGGATTCTGTTTCCACAAGGTCAAGGCCAAATGCCAAAGTGAAAACTAGAAAGTGCAGACAGACTAAGAATACTAAAAGATCTTTACCAAAGGAGCAATCTTCTATGACTGAGTGTAATACAAGACTAACTCGTTCTAGATATCGTTCTTCTCAGAACCAAAAT TCACTCTCCCAAATAAGGAACAGCAAAGTGGATTTGACTGGTGAAGTAACATGCATTTGCAACAAAATGAAGTGCGGGTTTTGTCTTGCTGTGGAAGTTAAGGAGTCTGGATTATTTACGAATTGCATATATATGAAATGGGAGCTCATCCGAAGGCAGCTGTCCTTGAGGGTACTTAGTGGCAGAG GAAAATGCCTTGAAGTTCATGGTCTAATCGATGAAGCACATGACAATATTCTTCAAAGTGTCTCCATTCTAGTCAGCCGAAACCCATTCAAACAAACTTACACTCCTGCTTCCCTCTCTTTTTTGCTTGATTTGGTTGGGAGGGAGTTCTCTGGAGATGTATTTGCCATTGAGCGTGCAGCTTTACTTTACAATATTTGCTGGTTTTCTTTGAAAGGCTACTATTCCAAAGGCGGCAG GAACATTTTCTGCGATCTATCCCATGATCAGTTGCCAAAAATAGTTTCTTGCTTGATGCTAGCCTTTGTACTCTGCCGTGAAGTTCCTGTACTTTTTCAGAAG GTTTCCAGATTGCTGTCTGGTATTTATATTCTTTCTTCCTCAAGTGAAATCTTTCCTATGCCATCTTCTAGCAAAGTGCTCTCTGAGGGTCACTGGGCTTCATATTTTCATCAAGCTTCACTTGGTACTCATCTTACTTACCAGTTCTTTTCAAGTATCACTGGGAAACGTAAAGCCGGAAACCTTGTAGATGATCAG GGCTCACAAGTAACTAGCTTAACATGCAACTTGACAAG GCTTGCACCCAAGTCTGTTCAAGATCTGGAACAATTTGTGATAGAGTTTTTCTCGAGGCTTCCTTGCTCCACGGTCATTTGCATAAGTTTGATATGGGGTCCTTATTCAACTCTATTACAAGAACTACTAATGTATCCTTCAAGCGTTTGTGCCTGGATGCTGTTGTCACGCTTGAATTTCAAGAGCCAGCCTATCGTGATGCTTCTGCCAGTGAATTCAATTTCTGAAG AAGCTTCAGATGATGATGCAGCAAAGTCTGGCTATGGAGAATTTGCAGAGAACAATGACATTGGTAAACATTGGCATTGTCCCTGGGGTTTCACTGTTGTTGATGAAGTTGCTCCTGCATTTAAACTTATATTGGAAGAAAACTATTTATCTTCATCAATCTTTCCTTTAGAGGACACAAAAGAGAATAGAAATTCATGGTGGATGAGGAGAAAGAAGTTGGATTGGCAACTTGGTAAATTGCTGAG GAAATTAGAAGATTTGTGGTTGGGTCCCTGGAGGTATGTGCTTCTAGGAGAATTGTCTAACTGCAAGCACCTAGGCTCTGTGCAGAAGAAGCTGATGCATAATCTGAGATCTAAATGCAAAGTGGATGTAAATGAAAGTTTTCTCAAGGTTATTCTTGGAGGAGGAAAGTATGCTTTAGATGGAGGAGACTTTGTTGCTGACTTAGTATCTCTGGAAAAGGGTTGCTTCATTGGGAGAGCTCTATATTCTGATGAAACATGCCAGACACTGTCTAACGAATTTGAGGGAATTCAAGAGCTACTTCATGATGCAGTGAATGAACTTGAAGTGGACTCTTTTAATAGAGAACCTGTAATTTTGGTGCTGGATTGTGACGTGCAG ATGCTTCCATGGGAGAATTTACCTGTTCTCAGAAGCCAAGAGGTCTATCGAATGCCTTCTGTTGGCAGCATCTGTCTGACACTTGATAGAAGCTGCAACTGTCCAGAGCAAGTTGGGAGGATAGTTTCTGCCTTCCCTCATATAGATCCCTTAGATGCATTCTACTTGTTGAATCCTAGTGGCGATCTAAGCAGTACACAAGTTGAGTTTGAGAACTGGTTTAGAGTTCAAAACTTGGAG GGGAAAGCTGGATCTGCTCCCACTGCTGTAGAATTGACTTCAGCCTTAAAAAGCCACGACCTCTTCTTATATTTTGGCCATGGAAGCG GAGCACAATACATTTCCCAGCAAGAGATTCAAAAACTGGAAAATTGTGCTGCTACACTTCTGATGGGATGCAGTAGTGGTGCTTTGTCATTACATGGGTGTTACACCCCACAAGGTACTCCTTTATCCTATCTTCTGGCTGGATCCCCCATCATTGTTGCAAATCTTTGGGAAGTCACAGATAAGGATATCGATCGGTTTGGGAAGGCTATGCTTGATGGCTGGTTAAAGGAAAGATCTAGTGCTTCCACAGATTGTGACCAATGCAATTTACTATTGAAAGAATTTGAGGCATTGAACTTGAAAGATCCCAAAGTTACTAACAAAAGGAAAGTCCAAAAGAAGAAAGAACCTGAAACTTGTGATAGTGATTCTTTGAAGAATTCTTGTAACCATAGACCAAGGATTGGATCATTCATGAGTCGAGCTCGTGAAGCTTGCACCCTCCCTTTTCTTATTGGAGCATCTCCAGTCTGTTACGGTGTCCCTACAGGCATATGGAGGAAGAAGGATTTGTAG